One window of Opisthocomus hoazin isolate bOpiHoa1 chromosome 15, bOpiHoa1.hap1, whole genome shotgun sequence genomic DNA carries:
- the GET4 gene encoding Golgi to ER traffic protein 4 homolog isoform X2 has translation MSQGKHAEARELMYSGALLFFSHNQQNSAADLSMLVLESLEKSDAKVAEDLLENLAKLFSLMDPNSPERVAFVSRALKWSSGGSGKLGHPKLHQLLAITLWKEQNYSESRYHFLHSTDGEGCANMLVEYSSSRGYRSEVDMFVAQAVLQFLCLKNKTSASVVFTTYTQKHPSIEKGPPFVQPLLNFIWFLLLAVDGGKLTVFTVLCEQYQPSLKRDPMYNEYLDRIGQLFFGVPPKQTSSYGGLLGNLLNSLMGTGEDDDTEDGQEDSSPIELD, from the exons ATGTCGCAAGGAAAACACGCAGAAGCAAGAGAACTAATGTATTCAGGGGCTTTGCTGTTCTTCAGTCATAACCAG caaaacagtgctgctgatCTGTCCATGCTGGTTTTGGAGTCTTTGGAGAAATCGGATGCAAAAGTAGCAGAGGACCTTTTAG AAAACTTGGCTAAATTGTTTAGTTTAATGGATCCAAATTCTCCTGAAAGAGTGGCTTTTGTATCCAGAGCACTAAAGTGGTCTAGCGGGGGATCAGGAAAACTTGGACATCCGAAACTACACCAGTTACTAGCAATTACCCTGTGGAAAG aGCAAAACTATAGTGAATCTCGGTATCACTTCTTGCACTCCACAGATGGCGAAGGATGTGCCAATATGCTAGTAGAATACTCCTCGTCTAGGGGATATCGCAGTGAGGTGGACATGTTTGTAGCACAGGCGGTACTACA ATTTCTCTGCTTAAAAAATAAGACCAGTGCATCGGTTGTTTTTACGACATACACACAGAAACATCCTTCGATAGAAAAGGGTCCGCCCTTTGTTCAGCCACTGCTAAACTTCATCTGGTTTCTGTTATTGGCAGTTGATGG AGGAAAACTAACAGTATTTACAGTATTGTGTGAACAGTATCAGCCTTCACTGAAAAGAGATCCCATGTATAATGAG TACCTAGATAGAATAGGACAGCTTTTCTTTGGTGTTCCTCCCAAGCAGACATCGTCCTATGGAGGATTACTAG GAAATCTTTTAAACAGCCTGATGGGAACTGGAGAGGATGACGACACAGAAGACGGTCAGGAAGACAGCAGCCCGATTGAGCTTGACTGA